The region TGCATGGCAAAAACTCCAAGCTTTTCTTTCTGAACAAAGTGATATATTAGAGTTTTGTTTTCAAGTAGCTTAATGCTTCATATTGAATCAAGATTTTTAAATtgcattagcaagaattttttgAGACAGAAAAGAgcaaataggaattattttgtcgAAAGGCAGGTTATATCTTAATTATTGCTTTCTTCTATATGTTGCAAGTGTGAATTCATCTGCATCTTCAGCACAATGCAATTTActtggtgctttgagatccagtATGTATTATCAGCTgttatataagaacataaaacaTGACATCCATGGCAATTCTCTGGAGTATTTTTTGTCTTCTTGTATCAAGTTTAATTTGTAATCTGTTTtttctggcaagtcaaatgtcaATAATTTGATGTTTGTTTGTGAAATTTACCGTTTTAACTCCTGCAAGCTGCAAAACTGTGCTAATGGGAGCATGATCCAACCTATTTTTATCAAGGTGCACAAAGTGGACTTTGCTACCTGGAACAGAATGAGAATAAAAATGGAAATAGTTGAATAAAATACTGCTTTATTATAACAGCTAATTGGATTAAGGAAGCATCCTGATTTTCCAGCAATTTGTCTAAAACTGTGCACTAAATACATGAATTTACATAACATTCTGTTTTTTAATCACAGCATGtatatttttatcatttaaaaaaaatattacagcaACAAAGCATGACAAGGTAAGTGGTCGAATTAGACCTGTACTTTTCTACTTCCTAGTACCTCAAGAGAATGATTTTATCATGATAACCACCATTCATGTTTTGTTGCTTTCTTAAAAACACATCAAATAAAATACCTAGAATCCAATGTAATGGCAGAGTATAGACTGATGCCAAGATGTCAACAAGCAAAACTTAGGCCCAATCCttttcctactgaagtcaaaggcaaaaacTCTCACTGGCTTCAACAGGAATAGTTCAGGTCTTTGTAGGAGGGGGAACTATGCAATGACACTTACAGACTTTGTTTACATCGCAGAACCATAAACAAGCACAGACTATATTTCTCTTTGGGAATCCTCAGGGCTCTACCAGGGATGAAGAGGACTCTCGGAAGTGTAATAAgaaacagctgggggaggggaagattattttaaaataaaacaaatatgctTACCTGGGCCTAAAATCAAAGTCCCCCCCTGCTGAGCTGGATCTCCCTGAAAATCAAAAGCAGGGCCAGTCATTGCTCTCCACATACTTCTGATACTTCCTGACAGCAAGTTTGATTTCACATGTGGGCTCTGCACTAAAACATTAGAGGATATCTtacaacaaaatacattttatctaaaatagattaaaatattACTAGATAATTTCATCAGTGTCATAACAGAAATCTAGATAACAACAAAATAGCATTACGTAGACATATACATTACTTTACAGCTGttaaaacagacacacacaaaaagagcagaagatggccatactgggtcagaccagtggtccatctagcccagtatactgtcttctggtagtggctaatgccagatgcttcaaagggaatgaaaagaacagggcaattatcaagcgatccatcctctatcatccagtcccagcgtctggcagtcagagactagTCTACTGTATAAAGGAAGTCAACTCTATTATAATAAGGTCCTGATTCGGATCTCATTTGCACCTATGTAAATCAGATGTAACCACCAAAGTCAATGATAAAATAGGGTACAAAAATAGGGTGAGACCAAAATCAGGCAATTAGAGTCTGTATTTCCCCATTATTGGATATATTACTAAGAATAGACATATCAATGGATTTAACAGGCTCGTTTCTCTTCTGTCTTAAAACTAATAATCtatagcagggattggcaacctttggcatgcggcccgtcagggaaatccgctggcgggccgggccagtttgtttacctgcagcgtccgcaggttcagctgatcgcagctcccactggccatggttggCCGTTCCAAGCCAATAgggactgcgggaagcagcggccagcacatccctacgcccatgccacttcccgcagcccccattggcctggaatggctaaccgcggccagagggagctgtgatcagccgaaaCTGTGGACGCTGCAGTAAACAAACCGttccggcctgccagcggatttccttgaccggccatgtgccaaaggttgccgattcctgatCTATAGACTGCTGTATTGATGTTGGACCTCATGTTTCCTGCAGGCTTCCAGCCTTCTCTGCTTTTATGTGAACTCCTGGCATTTTAAACGTAATGCACTAGATTAATCAGATCTTAAACAGAactcaatgagagcaggatcaagcccatagtgAGCCTCTCCCAATGACCAGAAAGCTTCTTTAGAATAATGAAGTAAAACGGTCAGCATTGTTGTTGTAGAGTAGCACACTAGCATGTACATTAATCTATTATTGTTATGCCAACAgagcattttaaatgaaattttctgtGAAAGAAATCAAGGGAAGAACATGGTTCCTACCTGATGTTGTGGCTGCTTCACCTTTTTTCATGCCAAGTATTTTATAAATCTCCCTCTCTGGATCGACATAGATTTCATGGGGATACCCTGTCAAACTACAAAACGGCTACAAGATACGTACGAACataaaataattatattaaatttgAATGTTtagtaaaaaaaatatgaaaaatactgATTTTGAAACCCTCTGAATTCTTCATATTAAGCCCAACCAACACTAAGGGCCAAATCGTGAAGTTCTGACTCaaacaaaacttccactgaaatcagtgggagttttgcctgaacaaAATTTGCAGGATTTGAACGTAAGATTTCCCCCACTATACTACAATTAGAATTGCTTCATGAAAAGTAATAAGGGCCTGTTTTTAAGGTGAGCAACCACAGCTCCACTTGAAGTCAATTAAAATCACTGACTCGGAAATCCAACCCCTAATTAACTAGATGAACTTGTTACAAGCATACTACAATATATCGTTTACCTCACTGAGTATTTTATTTACCTTAATGTGATGGTGAGATGTCTGTCCAATAACTATCAGTCTCACTTTTGCATCctagaaaaaaaacacagaatatAGATATAAAAACTATTAATAAGGAGTGATTTTTTTATGCATATCAGCAAAACAATAATAGAAATATCTGTATTTTAGCTTAATGATCTGGGGGCACAGGATACAAAAGGTATTAGTTATTCTACATGTAAAATTTGACTATTTTTCAATATCAAAAACCTATATTAATTAACAGGGCTacatttccattaattttttaaaaagtaatgttgGTAGGCAGCTTTTTTTTAACCTACAGATGaatatctgttttattttctgttgcaTCTATAGGATTAAATTTTCATCTGGCTTCAAAACTGCTTACAATTTTTTACTTGCAAAACTTCACACTCACGTGTCTGCATCTGAAAAACTGTATTTGCACCTGTATTATTTGCATATTAGAGTGTCTAActgatttgcatgcacaaatacaCATTTCTGTATGCAAAATACATTCACATTCACTGTTAGGTACATTTTTTGGAGGTGCAACATCAGGAATTGTGTCTAAAACCTTGGCCCATAATGTTAATTAATTTAGACTCCTTTCACTCAGCAATGCATTCAAACAAATCATTCATGGAACTAAGGGTTATTAATATCCTCTACCACTGTACTCCTTCCATAAACAATTTGAATAACTTAGCTGGTTGACAAAACAAGTCACCCCATAGATGATGATGTAATTATTCCTGAAAATACAGAAGAATATAATTCTGTTATTTTTATCTGAGcagctagttttaaaaaaaaaaactattaaataTGATTAATTCAGCGCTTTAGCAAAAACCTGCTTATGTCCAAAGGGAAAATGCACCCCCTCTCACTTTAAAAGTCCTCAAGTTCCTGCTCCATCTGGAGTTCGTTGTCCCTGAGGATCTCAGCCTTTCTCACCAGCCATATGCTGATGCTGGGACCAAAATGTGGCATAGCTTCAATCAGCAGAATAGAAAGAGGCAGACTGAGCTTTTTAATTTAGCAGGCAAATCGCCATCGTATGCCCTACTCACCAACAGGAACTGGGTACTTAGTTCTTTAGGAAAGCAGAAAAATCCCAAACAACAAGATGTAATGCTGTATGGTACAACAACAAATTCCTTCTAAATTCTCACGGGCAGGCATAACAGAGCAATTGTTGCAGCAATGTGTGAAGACGCTACTCGCTTCCCCATGGGCTTCCGGTCATCAAACGTCATGTAAGGAATTACAGATGCCGGTGAATCCTACTACTCCTGTCTCTCCAACACACGCGAACACAGACAGGttaggtttttacccatgaaagcttatgcccaaataaatctgttagtctttaaggtgccaccagactccttgttgtttttagcaacagagggtcctgtggcacctttaagactaacagaagtactgggagcataagctttcctgggtaagaacctcacttcttcagatgcaagtcagattcacactaacacggctacccctctgatacttgttgtttttgtagatacagactaacagggctacccctgatacttgacagacaGGTTAAGGGCATCTGACTTACTTGTAACAAATTCTTGGGAATTTTTGCCAGATCTTCTACATATTCTTTGCAGGTGTAACATAAGAAATGCTGAAAAGGTAACATAGCCAGGAGGAGATATCAGAAACCAACACAATCGCGTGGCAATGTAGCAACAAGGGACTTCAGACAGAACCCAGAGACCTCGGTTGGGAGGGTGAGTGCTTAGAAACTGGAGGTAGAAAGGAGTAGCACTTATTAAAGAGACCCAGCTGCCAAATTCGGATGGGGATCCAAGTTTTATCAAAGTTTGAGGGCGCTGGGATCTTGTTGTGGGCTCTCGCTAATAGACATTGGGGTCACTAGGACAATCAGAGAGGGCCAGTGCTTCTCAGCTGGGGAATCGGTCTTATTTCAAAAAGCACTTGAAATCAaagttctctccccctccctcaccgtGGAGTGAAAAGCGCgtgtctctttcacaaacagcTCGGGGGGACCCGTGCAAACAGGGTGCTTGTTGCGCAATGTGTTCGCTTGTCTCGCCACCCGTCCCAGCCCATTTTAAGGACCCTTTCGCGTGAGGGAGCAAGTTATTAAACAGCGGTGTCCCGCTACGCAAGAGCCGCTTGCACAAGCGGGTGGGACGACACGAAAAGCGGATCCCCCCTCACCCGCACGAACACCACGATGGCTCTGTGCTCCCGGAACAGGGCCCCGAACAGGATCCTCTGCCCGTCTCGGTCCACCAGCAGGCGCCGGGCGGCGTCTCGCAGCTCCCCCGGCTCCTGGTCGCTGAGCCGCGCGCGATCCCGGCTACCGATTTGCCGTGTGATCGGGGCTGCTGAGAGATTCGCCATGGCGGGGTTTGCTCTCTGCTTCTGGCTGGGCCGGGCCCTAGCGGCCGGGCCCCGGAAAGAAGCAGCGGAAGGGCAGGCAGCGGTAGAGGAGGCTGTGAGATGAAGTGCCAGCGCTGGTGGGAGGGCATCATCTCGCTTTCCTTTCTGGTGCAGATCCACTTCCAAGCGCAGCAGGGTCAGCTGCTAAACACTCCACACCAGCAGCCGCTTCACTTCATTTGAGGAGGAGCTGAAGAGGCTGGTGCCTAAAAAGATGCTTCCCAGAAATCTCTGCACCTAGAAGAGATTAGAAATGCTTTGTTACCCTTACAATGAAAAAACACGACAGGCTTCTCCAGCAGCATCCGCCAAATGCTGCACTCCTACTATTATTTTAAACTGCAGGGCTTGGGATCTTTACTACAGGATACTACTTCCGTTTTTTTAgcatagaatataagggttggaagacacctcaggaggtcatctagttttATAGTACATATAGACCTGTAAAAAAATCCAGTCAGCTACCTTCAAAGTCATCTCACTCTTTTTACTGAGTATATATATTTATCCATGATGAGCTGGCTCAGTTTCACTCTCCATTTGGAATATCAATCCAATTCTGTTAAAACTTTACCAAAAAGACTTTAGAGCCCACATAAGGTGCATTAGAGTCTCCTGTTGTTTTGGCATTTATTATACATAATTTGCCAAAAGGTGCATTTTTAGAAGTTATGTTACAATCCAAAATACtctctgaattatttttatttatatggcctGTGATCTCAAACCTATTGAGGATTTCTGAATCTTTTGAAAAATTATGTTCTATTATGATTAGGAAAGGCCTTGTGTCATATGCCCCCAAAACAGTTCTCAGAACTATGTCTGAGTTTTTCTGTTCACTTACTAGTTTGTATATATTAGATCCTAAATGCTTAGATTTAACAAAATAATACTAATAGAGAGcagttttcaaagcactttacaaaagaaggtAAAAGAAGGGCCCTGACCCTTGACCGAGGCTCCTAAAtgttattgtaatataaataataatctcaggttttacagagagggaaacaaGTAGAGAAAGTTTAATGCTGATGTTTTCACAAAATagcagccacttttgaaaatgtagcttcAGGCCCTGATCCAGAAAACCATCCaactatgtgcttaactttaaacattggTTTAagtgccattggcttcagtggcaaaactgaaaacagaatcCAGGTCTATTGACTTCAGGTCAGTTCCCGGTCTACTGGAACAATGGTTACCTAAGAGCACTGGTTCACTAAATTCAATAGAGCATTCCAATATGGATTTGATTAGAGTCATTCTCCTTCcctctatccccctcccccatttcccccctttcttttcaCCTTCCACCTTCTACATGCAGAAATGTTAATAATATTAAAAGGTACAACTTGCCATATTGATGTACACTATGTTGTCCTAAAtttgaaa is a window of Malaclemys terrapin pileata isolate rMalTer1 chromosome 6, rMalTer1.hap1, whole genome shotgun sequence DNA encoding:
- the PRXL2C gene encoding LOW QUALITY PROTEIN: peroxiredoxin-like 2C (The sequence of the model RefSeq protein was modified relative to this genomic sequence to represent the inferred CDS: inserted 1 base in 1 codon); this encodes MMPSHQRWHFISQPPLPLPALPLLLSGARPLGXRPSQKQRANPAMANLSAAPITRQIGSRDRARLSDQEPGELRDAARRLLVDRDGQRILFGALFREHRAIVVFVRHFLCYTCKEYVEDLAKIPKNLLQDAKVRLIVIGQTSHHHIKPFCSLTGYPHEIYVDPEREIYKILGMKKGEAATTSVQSPHVKSNLLSGSIRSMWRAMTGPAFDFQGDPAQQGGTLILGPGSKVHFVHLDKNRLDHAPISTVLQLAGVKTVNFTNKHQIIDI